In Metarhizium brunneum chromosome 3, complete sequence, a genomic segment contains:
- the PSOA gene encoding PKS-NRPS hybrid synthetase codes for MGGSYEAGTIVDWRATALVPVRLTSANDQIRFDENKTYALFGLTSDLATSLCDWMSSRGARTIVLTSRNPNIDERWLEEISRAGVHVGVFSNDITDQTAVEELVATIRREFPPIGGIMNGAMVLQDVPFSEMSFEIMEKVLRPKVLGTMHLDRLF; via the exons ATGGGTGGTTCTTACGAAGCTGGCACCATTGTCGACTGGAGGGCCACTGCCTTGGTGCCCGTGAGACTCACATCGGCCAATGATCAGATCCGATTTGACGAGAATAAAACATATGCTTTGTTCGGGTTAACGAGTGATTTGGCGACTTCGTTATGCGACTGGATGTCCTCCCGGGGCGCTCGAACCATTGTTCTCACCAGTCGGAACCCGAACATTGATGAGAGGTGGCTTGAAGAGATTTCGAGGGCAGGAGTACACGTCGGAGTATTTTCCAA CGACATCACGGATCAAACTGCTGTTGAGGAGCTCGTCGCAACGATCCGTCGAGAATTCCCCCCGATTGGCGGCATTATGAACGGCGCAATGGTGCTTCAAGATGTCCCATTTTCGGAAATGTCATTCGAGATTATGGAAAAAGTCTTGAGACCCAAGGTACTGGGAACGATGCACCTGGACCGGCTATTTTGA
- the FUS6_1 gene encoding Efflux pump FUS6 produces MQAGTASGGSTATSQEARDSDGPTGGSESPTGGPTTPAKSAGAAPALNRDLRFWAILLAIGFSGLLSALEATITSTTLPTVIAELGGGDLYIWAVNGYFLAMTSLQPMFGQLVNVFGRRWPTICATAAFVLGSGICGGATGMGTLIAGRVVQGIGAGGINVLVEIIICDLVPLRERGTYFAIIFGLVAIGTALGPFFGGLIVTYPSWRWVFYLHLPVGGFALLLLLVFLNVKHNREKTLATRLTTIDWVGNVIFVLTPLIVGFSGLVGFVIFEASALAPYPTVPLHLLSNRTSAIVFFLTLMHSIVTMWAIYFLPIYFQGVLGSTPSRSGVQLLPTILILIPFAAAGGALMSKLGRYRAIHQAGHALMVLGFGLFTLLDENSNTGTWVGLQIVESAGAGLIAPTLLPAVMAPLAESDTALAAATWAFFRSFGLTWGTAIPAAIFNNRFDQLAETEITDPVLRSRLTGGRAYESATAAFRSTLSEATRNEFTRVLEMSLQRTWQVAIGFAALGFLLVFLEKEVPLRQELETEFGMVDKKDREENVEEAKEVKDPDPQKQNTT; encoded by the exons ATGCAAGCAGGGACAGCATCGGGCGGCAGCACGGCGACGAGCCAGGAGGCCCGGGATTCGGACGGGCCCACAGGCGGCTCCGAAAGCCCGACCGGTGGCCCCACAACGCCGGCCAAGTCCGCCGGTGCTGCTCCGGCACTGAACAGGGATCTCCGTTTCTGGGCCATCCTCCTGGCCATTGGCTTCTCGGGACTGCTCAGCGCGCTCGAAGCCACCATCACGTCGACGACACTGCCCACTGTCATCGCCGAGCTGGGGGGCGGCGACCTCTACATCTGGGCCGTCAATGGATACTTCCTGGCCAT GACTTCACTACAGCCTATGTTTGGGCAGTTGGTCAATGTCTTTGGGCGCCGGTGGCCAACCATCTGCGCCACGGCTGCCTTTGTGCTCGGCAGCGGAATCTGCGGCGGTGCCACGGGGATGGGCACACTCATCGCCGGCCGGGTTGTCCAGGGCATCGGAGCTGGCGGGATCAACGTCCTGGTTGAGATTATCATCTGCGACCTGGTTCCTCTGCGTGAGCGCGGCACCtactttgccatcatctttgGCCTCGTTGCCATTGGGACGGCCCTGGGGCCTTTCTTTGGCGGGCTCATTGTGACGTACCCGAGCTGGCGCTGGGTTTTCTACCTCCACCTTCCTGTAGGTGGCTtcgcgctgctgctgctccttgTCTTTCTCAATGTGAAGCACAACAGGGAGAAGACGCTCGCTACCCGCTTGACCACTATTGACTGGGTTGGCAACGTCATCTTT GTGCTCACTCCCCTCATCGTTGGTTTTTCCGGCCTCGTCGGCTTCGTCATTTTCGAGGCATCGGCCCTCGCGCCCTATCCAACTGTTCCTCTCCACCTGCTGTCAAATCGAACCAGCGCAATAGTCTTTTTCCTCACCTTGATGCACAGCATCGTCACCATGTGGGCTATCTACTTTCTGCCCATCTACTTCCAAGGCGTCCTCGGCTCCACGCCGTCACGATCGGGGGTGCAGCTACTGCCTaccatcctcatcctcatccccTTTGCAGCCGCGGGCGGCGCCCTCATGTCCAAGCTGGGCCGCTATCGCGCCATCCATCAGGCGGGCCACGCGCTTATGGTGCTTGGATTCGGCCTGTTCACCCTTCTTGACGAGAACTCAAACACGGGTACTTGGGTTGGTCTCCAGATCGTCGAGTCCGCGGGCGCCGGGCTCATTGCTCCAACCTTGCTGCCCGCCGTCATGGCACCGCTGGCCGAGTCCGACActgccctcgccgccgcaacCTGGGCCTTTTTTCGATCTTTTGGCCTAACTTGGGGTACGGCCATCCCGGCTGCCATCTTTAACAACCGCTTTGACCAGCTGGCTGAGACCGAAATCACCGACCCAGTCCTCCGGAGCAGGCTGACTGGCGGGAGAGCATACGAGAGTGCAACGGCCGCCTTTCGCAGCACGCTTTCCGAAGCAACTCGCAACGAGTTTACCCGTGTCCTTGAAATGAGTCTTCAACGCACTTGGCAGGTTGCAATAGGTTTTGCGGCACTAGGCTTTCTACTTGTCTTCCTTGAGAAAGAGGTGCCTCTCCGGCAAGAACTAGAGACTGAATTTGGCATGGTTGACAAGAAGGATCGTGAGGAGAATGTAGAGGAAGCAAAGGAAGTCAAGGATCCAGATCCGCAGAAGCAAAACACTACCTGA
- the styC gene encoding Styrene-oxide isomerase encodes MINPNPDPTNGLMAQDSLRRRMIGHGALMILTALLGGFGLYMHIMGGIEISPGHLITFNVPGTEAGWVRCHTGSVANGFMVIVTALGMVHLPVPEKAAKRIGWVVVMDGWSNVGFYFFGNLSPNRGLALGKTHVGDADAWSVLAFVPAVVFGFLVVGAFAELGYYGLFDKNNSPGPSHEFDIGAYGQKTK; translated from the coding sequence ATGatcaaccctaaccctgacCCAACAAACGGACTCATGGCACAGGACTCCCTCCGACGGCGCATgatcggccacggcgccctCATGATACTGACGGCCCTACTAGGTGGTTTCGGCCTATACATGCACATCATGGGCGGTATCGAAATATCCCCCGGGCATCTGATCACGTTCAACGTTCCCGGCACAGAAGCCGGTTGGGTGCGGTGTCATACAGGTTCCGTGGCAAATGGGTTCATGGTTATCGTGACGGCACTCGGGATGGTGCACTTGCCTGTTCCTGAAAAGGCCGCCAAGCGAATTGGCTGGGTTGTTGTCATGGACGGGTGGTCAAATGTGGGATTTTACTTTTTTGGCAACCTCTCGCCTAATCGGGGCCTTGCGCTGGGAAAGACacatgttggcgatgcggaTGCTTGGAGTGTCCTGGCTTTTGTTCCGGCCGTGGTATTTGGCTTCTTGGTTGTTGGGGCGTTTGCGGAATTGGGTTACTACGGATTGTTTGACAAGAACAATAGTCCAGGTCCGAGCCATGAGTTTGACATTGGGGCATATGGTCAGAAGACAAAGTAA
- the psoB_1 gene encoding Alpha/beta hydrolase psoB, whose amino-acid sequence MYSFLQSSFLDFELTRLLGSTSSGGCDVAEFLEAVGQIKKNDPESWFSAWHEQSRRAERIAREAAQHGHASAAQRGFLRSSNYARASGYMFMAGDERVLETAERAVSLFREAFVHMDGQVIVLDMPYRDDVSMPGYLYLPPESRRMPGGKMPVVVNCCGADSTQEELYFALVCAGAELGYAVVTFEGPGQGMLLKRDKVSARGDYEVVTRKVLDYLQRISEQKPEWGLDLERIGVAGASMGAYYSLRACVDPRIKACVAIDGFYSLWEVAMERMPGWYSSLWLSGWLPEWLFDALVRFGMRMDFTTRWEFGLGMAMMGTATPGNTLRRFREFSLHREGDEPIVDRIKCPVLLTGASRSLYASAQDGTVAVYNALKMVPESEKEVWIPSSIGEGGMTGKVGAWALLPQKSFQFFDKHLRVHRDVAVSGVISQEHA is encoded by the coding sequence ATGTACAGCTTTTTGCAAAGTAGTTTCCTCGACTTCGAGCTAACCCGCTTGCTGGGCAGCACCAGCTCCGGCGGCTGTGATGTTGCCGAATTTCTCGAAGCCGTGGGCCAGATCAAAAAGAACGACCCGGAAAGCTGGTTCTCCGCCTGGCATGAGCAGTCCCGTCGAGCAGAGCGGATCGCCCGCGAAGCCGCCCAACACGGTCACGCCTCCGCCGCGCAGAGAGGCTTCCTTCGCTCGTCCAACTATGCCCGCGCGAGCGGGTACATGTTCATGGCCGGTGATGAACGCGTGTTGGAAACGGCAGAGCGCGCCGTTTCCTTGTTCAGGGAAGCTTTCGTCCACATGGACGGCCAGGTTATTGTTTTGGACATGCCGTATCGGGATGACGTCTCCATGCCCGGATACCTGTATCTGCCGCCGGAGTCGAGGCGCATGCCTGGCGGTAAGATGCCAGTCGTCGTCAATTGCTGCGGAGCCGACTCGACGCAAGAGGAGTTGTATTTCGCTCTGGTATGCGCAGGAGCTGAACTTGGCTACGCGGTTGTGACGTTTGAGGGACCGGGTCAGGGTATGCTGCTTAAACGGGACAAGGTTTCCGCGCGAGGAGACTACGAAGTTGTTACTCGCAAAGTTTTGGATTATCTACAACGTATTTCGGAACAAAAGCCGGAATGGGGGCTGGACCTCGAGCGCATCGGCGTCGCGGGGGCTTCGATGGGAGCGTACTACTCCCTCCGAGCCTGCGTCGACCCTCGTATCAAGGCCTGTGTTGCCATTGATGGGTTCTACAGCTTGTGGGAGGTAGCCATGGAGAGGATGCCAGGCTGGTACTCGTCTCTGTGGTTGTCAGGATGGCTGCCTGAGTGGCTGTTTGACGCCTTGGTCCGCTTCGGCATGAGGATGGACTTCACCACGCGCTGGGAGTTTGGTCTTGGtatggccatgatgggtACTGCGACGCCGGGGAATACACTGCGGCGGTTTCGGGAATTTTCCCTCCATCGCGAGGGAGATGAACCGATCGTGGATCGCATTAAGTGCCCTGTCCTACTGACTGGTGCGTCAAGATCGCTTTATGCCAGCGCACAGGATGGCACCGTTGCTGTTTATAATGCACTAAAAATGGTACCCGAGAGTGAAAAGGAGGTTTGGATACCGTCGAGTATCGGGGAAGGGGGAATGACTGGAAAGGTTGGGGCTTGGGCATTGCTTCCGCAGAAGAGTTTTCAATTCTTCGACAAGCATCTTCGAGTGCATCGAGATGTAGCTGTATCTGGTGTGATATCACAGGAGCATGCATGA
- the metE_1 gene encoding Methionine synthase, whose amino-acid sequence MPIPTEIVGSLPRPSYLQQAFADFDAGSISRDELQAAQDRASKDSIERLEATGEVLVTDGEQRISSFATYPVVETLTGAGLGSNFAGDGQMFAVFDDGHSRQLPRLVSGPFKYATYAFENLKKSAPYATRGLKQAVISPSMLYLLYPLEGEIAGYPRSAFMQDLVDECEKDIRGCFEAGAQRVSIDFTEGRLALKNDPSNPWTGAALLDRFIDLINRVLARFSPEERANIGLHTCPGGDCDSVHSADVPYNQLLPSLFKINAGYFLIQLSSETDRESMYRIIGESIRQDAEGVKQVAFIGVISPINPRIETPEEIADQLVMASQYIPIDQMGATDDCGFSPFSIDVKPKHGSPDLARDVAFQKISNRVQGAKMASERLGV is encoded by the exons ATGCCTATTCCAACAGAAATTGTCG GATCTCTCCCACGGCCATCTT ACCTTCAACAAGCCTTTGCCGACTTTGATGCCGGAAGTATATCTCGCGATGAGCTCCAAGCTGCGCAAGATAGGGCCTCTAAAGATAGCATCGAGAGGTTGGAAGCGACTGGTGAGGTATTGGTCACTGACGGGGAACAGCGAATTAGCAGCTTTGCAACATATCCCGTCGTCGA AACTTTGACGGGAGCAGGACTCGGAAGCAATTTTGCAGGGGACGGCCAAATGTTTGCGGTTTTCGATGACGGACATTCTCGCCAACTGCCTCGTCTCGTATCTGGGCCCTTCAAATATGCCACCTACGCCTTTGAAAATTTGAAAAAGTCCGCACCATACGCTACACGAGGATTGAAGCAGGCTGTCATTTCACCATCTATGCTGTACCTGCTTTATCCTCTGGAGGGCGAAATAGCGGGATATCCGAGGAGCGCCTTCATGCAGGACCTGGTCGACGAATGCGAGAAGGATATCCGTGGCTGTTTTGAAGCTGGTGCCCAACGGGTCAGTATTGATTTCACCGAGGGCAGATTGGCCCTAAAGAATGATCCATCGAATCCTTGGACCGGCGCTGCGCTGCTCGACCGCTTCATTGACCTTATTAACCGGGTCTTGGCGCGTTTTTCGCCCGAGGAGAGAGCCAATATTGGCCTTCATACATGCCCGGGCGGTGATTGTGACAGCGTACACTCTGCCGACGTTCCGTACAATCAACTGCTACCCAGTCTCTTCAAAATCAATGCTGGCTACTTCCTTATTCAGCTTTCGAGCGAGACAGACAGGGAATCCATGTATAGGATAATTGGGGAGTCGATTCGCCAGGACGCCGAAGGTGTGAAGCAGGTTGCTTTCATCGGGGTCATCAGCCCTATAAACCCGAGGATTGAGACACCAGAGGAGATTGCGGACCAGCTGGTCATGGCGTCCCAGTATATTCCTATTGATCAGATGGGCGCTACAGATGACTGTGGTTTCTCGCCTTTCTCCATCGATGTGAAGCCGAAGCATGGAAGCCCAGACTTGGCGAGAGACGTTGCGTTCCAAAAAATAAGCAACAGAGTCCAGGGGGCTAAGATGGCCAGTGAACGATTGGGTGTTTAG
- the ccsA_0 gene encoding Polyketide synthase-nonribosomal peptide synthetase, protein MFSSIAAAAGNRGQSNYSAANMFMVATAMERRRQGFAASVLHLDAVLGVGYIMREFDETVLPTILRGGFMWMEERGFHQCIPEAILAGRPQAGRNPEIITGLRRINADVAEPVPWIRNPRFQHYINWGGDGNLKKMMQNAAVPVRARLFEVRNLDEISKIIQDGFVGKLQAALQLQQDDNSEQFNMSNMSADDLGIDSLVAVEIRSWFLREMDVDMPVLKILGGASLVDLITFALENIPSELIPKLAAVETQPMASNESELQKTQLMPLVASSGSNGSVLASIDNLSRSAESTIASSSSESPLPESESEPGDEGLKSRSFEHKSVLPHEVERSVPMSAGQSRFWFLNHFVQDQTTFNIKFSIKINGELNEHKLEAAVKVLGHRHEALRTAFITEGDQNLQCVLKNSLLRLEKRAIRDISQVNREFEYLRDYIYDIQHGETMRMLLLSLSSEQSFLVIGYMHPAIIIPIQDVPLTSNGKLDRAAIEKLQVSNGTERATGAAKLGNVECELREAWEEVISEEVLQHCTIDRGSNFFHVGAMAAVITDATYLEAAETDWTEETALTKHVVDAGPFISAATKSTRGVIIMTGATGFLGLELLKEFVESPSVTKVHCIAVRSQGKLGLFLGSPKVTLHQGDLSAPRAGLSVQAAEAIFGEAGATVHSGADELARLALVHNVPFHYNSTTATGRLNNMDTLYEISLAENIPPPGYSDGYVAGKWASEVFLEKVHERLGLPVCIHRPSSITGPAASDLDVMNSVIKFSRQLKAVPTSSRWRGSLDFISVENAAKGIARVVTGSDQETKLKYLHHSGDVIIPIDQLGQHMQEEDGIEYRELSLWDWTELAVGL, encoded by the exons ATGTTTTCCTCCATAGCCGCCGCGGCAGGCAACCGCGGTCAGTCCAACTACAGCGCCGCAAACATGTTCATGGTCGCTACCGCCATGGaacgccgccgtcaaggttTTGCAGCCTCGGTTCTACATctcgacgccgtcctggGCGTTGGATATATCATGCGAGAGTTTGATGAGACTGTTCTTCCCACTATCCTCCGCGGAGGATTCATGTGGATGGAAGAGCGCGGATTCCATCAATGCATTCCCGAGGCAATTCTTGCTGGAAGACCACAGGCCGGACGCAACCCGGAAATCATCACAGGCTTGCGAAGGATTAATGCCGATGTTGCAGAACCTGTGCCCTGGATAAGGAACCCTCGCTTTCAGCACTATATAAACTGGGGTGGTGATGGaaacttgaagaagatgatgcaAAATGCTGCTGTCCCCGTCAGGGCCCGGCTGTTTGAAGTCAGAAACTTGGATGAGATATCGAAGATTATACAAG ATGGCTTTGTTGGCAAGCTCCAGGCCGCTTTGCAGCTTCAACAGGACGACAATTCTGAGCAATTCAACATGTCGAATATGAGCGCGGATGATCTTGGGATTGATTCCCTCGTTGCAGTGGAAATACGCTCTTGGTTCCTCAGGGAAATGGATGTCGATATGCCAGTACTGAAGATCCTCGGTGGTGCCTCTCTCGTGGACTTGATTACTTTTGCGCTTGAGAACATCCCTTCCGAACTCATTCCAAAGCTAGCAGCCGTGGAAACCCAGCCAATGGCTTCCAATGAGTCGGAGCTGCAAAAAACGCAGCTCATGCCCTTGGTGGCATCGTCGGGCTCAAATGGTTCTGTCCTGGCAAGCATTGACAACCTCTCTAGGTCTGCAGAGTCAACTATagccagctcctcgtctgAAAGCCCACTGCCGGAAAGCGAAAGCGAACCTGGGGACGAAGGGCTAAAGTCGCGTTCTTTTGAACACAAGTCAGTACTCCCACATGAGGTTGAAAGGTCGGTGCCCATGTCAGCGGGCCAGTCCAGATTCTGGTTCTTAAACCATTTCGTGCAAGACCAAACTACTTTTAACATCAAATTTTCCATCAAGATCAATGGAGAGTTGAACGAGCACAAACTTGAAGCGGCCGTAAAAGTATTGGGTCATCGCCATGAAGCACTGCGAACCGCCTTTATCACCGAAGGAGACCAGAATCTACAGTGTGTCCTCAAAAATTCCCTTCTTCGTCTTGAAAAGAGGGCAATACGGGATATATCTCAAGTTAATCGAGAGTTTGAATACCTGAGGGACTACATCTACGATATTCAACACGGCGAGACAATGAGGATGCTTCTCCTTTCACTAAGCTCAGAGCAAAGTTTTCTCGTCATCGGGTACATGCATCCTGCAATTATAATCCCAATCCAGGATGTACCCCTGACCAGCAACGGGAAGCTTGACCGGGCAGCTATTGAGAAGTTGCAGGTTTCAAACGGCACTGAGCGAGCTACAGGGGCGGCCAAGCTTGGGAACGTGGAATGTGAGCTTCGCGAGGCGTGGGAGGAGGTGATTTCAGAAGAAGTCCTGCAACACTGCACCATCGACCGGGGCAGCAACTTCTTCCATGTGGGCG ccatggcggccgtcaTCACAGACGCCACCTATCTTGAAGCCGCGGAGACGGACTGGACGGAGGAAACAGCCCTGACCAAGCACGTGGTGGATGCCGGTCCCTTTATCTCCGCCGCAACAAAGTCGACAAGGGGCGTCATAATCATGACGGGCGCCACGGGATTTCTAGGGCTGGAGCTGCTCAAGGAATTCGTCGAGTCCCCCAGCGTGACCAAGGTTCACTGCATTGCAGTCCGCAGTCAGGGAAAGCTAGGTTTGTTTCTCGGCTCGCCCAAGGTCACACTCCACCAGGGCGATCTCAGTGCTCCGCGAGCAGGACTCTCGGTTCAAGCTGCAGAGGCAATATTTGGCGAGGCTGGTGCCACTGTCCACAGTGGTGCTGAT GAGCTCGCCAGGCTCGCTCTCGTCCATAATGTGCCGTTCCACTACAATTCCACCACAGCCACGGGCCGTCTGAACAACATGGATACCTTGTATGAGATTTCGCTGGCCGAGAATATTCCTCCTCCAGGCTATTCAGACGGGTATGTGGCTGGAAAATGGGCCAGTGAAGTCTTCCTGGAGAAGGTCCATGAGCGTCTCGGGTTGCCCGTCTGTATCCATCGCCCGAGCAGTATCACGGGCCCGGCCGCAAGCGACCTGGATGTGATGAACAGCGTCATCAAATTCTCTCGACAGCTCAAGGCCGTACCGACCTCGTCACGATGGCGTGGTTCACTCGACTTCATCAGCGTGGAGAATGCGGCCAAAGGCATAGCCCGAGTAGTGACGGGATCTGATCAGGAGACGAAGCTCAAGTATCTACATCATTCCGGGGACGTGATCATTCCCATTGACCAGCTTGGACAGCACATgcaggaggaggatggaATCGAGTATAGGGAGCTGAGCTTGTGGGATTGGACCGAGTTGGCAGTTGGGTTGTAG
- the aclL_1 gene encoding Cytochrome P450 monooxygenase aclL has protein sequence MSPIQSISSAIANSLTLQLVVIAGLILAYPIGSIVHNIYFHPLSKFPGPKSWAATYLPYIRGIVTCNLVQSFAEIHQKYGDVVRVGPNEISIASEEAWREIYGHRPGHKEALKDATWYIAPSGAPQNVFTTPDPAVRARMRRCLSSSFTQSAISNQSSIIESYADLLITRLREMTSAPDSAQKGAVVNMGDWISFFTFDVIGDLALGETFGCLQNGEYHDWVRSLCTFLKGMTFAGVARIYPWVGSFVERFLIPRSVMDQQKQHVEFVSERVNRRLNLETTRPDFMTSFLKDNHDFENMSRGEIESNFAILIIAGSDTTTITMCGTLHCLTRNTDKLAVLEDTIRKRFQSEKDITVDGTKDIPYLDAVIEEGLRLCPAIPALLPRVVPAGGETYSGHYLPGGTKISVRPAILHTSARYFEAPHEFHPERWLPADQRPGQFASDNHAASRPFSVGPTGCAGKGLAWAELRLIIARLVWAFDMSVDPDHALDWTKWKARIVVEKGPQFLRLKQRPL, from the exons ATGTCCCCCATTCAGTCGATTAGTagcgccatcgccaacagCCTCACGCTACAGCTTGTAGTGATTGCTGGTCTCATTCTTGCT TATCCCATCGGTTCGATTGTCCATAACATTTATTTTCACCCCTTGTCCAAGTTTCCAGGTCCAAAATCATGGGCAGCTACGTATCTGCCGTACATTAGAGGCATAGTTACTTGCAACCTGGTCCAATCCTTTGCAGAAATCCATCAAAAATACGGCGACGTCGTTCGCGTTGGCCCTAATGAGATTTCCATTGCATCTGAAGAAGCCTGGAGAGAGATATACGGGCATAGACCAGGCCACAAGGAAGCGCTAAAAGACGCAACTTGGTACATTG CACCATCTGGAGCACCCCAAAATGTCTTCACCACGCCTGACCCAGCGGTGCGCGCTCGAATGAGAAGATGCCTGAGTAGTTCATTCACCCAATCTGCGATAAGCAACCAGAGTTCCATCATCGAGAGCTATGCAGATCTCCTTATTACCCGCTTACGTGAAATGACATCGGCTCCCGACTCGGCACAAAAAGGGGCAGTGGTCAACATGGGCGACTGGATCAGCTTTTTCACTTTTGACGTGATTGGCGATCTCGCGCTTGGCGAAACATTCGGTTGCTTGCAAAATGGTGAATACCATGACTGGGTGCGAAGCTTGTGTACCTTCCTGAAGGGAATGACTTTCGCGGGAGTGGCTAGAATATACCCGTGGGTAGGATCTTTTGTTGAGAGATTTCTCATCCCACGCAGTGTCATGGACCAGCAAAAGCAGCATGTCGAGTTTGTGTCGGAAAGGGTCAACCGCCGTCTGAACCTCGAAACCACCCGCCCCGACTTCATGACGTCGTTCTTGAAGGATAACCACGATTTCGAGAACATGTCAAGGGGCGAGATTGAATCCAACTTTGCCATTCTTATCATTGCTGGGTCAGACACGACTACTATTACAATGTGCGGAACGCTTCATTGCCTAACGAGAAATACTGATAagctggccgtcttggaggaTACTATTCGGAAGCGGTTCCAGAGCGAAAAAGACATTACTGTTGATGGAACTAAAGATATACCGTACTTGGATGCAGTCATTGAGGAGGGGCTTCGGCTATGTCCTGCAATTCCAGCCCTCCTGCCACGTGTTGTccctgccggcggcgagacATACTCTGGTCATTATCTCCCCGGAGGG ACGAAAATATCGGTTAGGCCGGCCATTCTTCATACATCAGCTCGATATTTTGAAGCGCCGCACGAGTTTCATCCAGAGCGCTGGTTACCCGCAGATCAACGCCCTGGACAATTCGCCAGTGATAACCATGCCGCTAGTAGGCCTTTTAGTGTAGGGCCGACGGGATGTGCCGGCAAGGGGCTGGCTTGGGCCGAATTGAGACTCATTATTGCCAGGCTGGTGTGGGCATTTGATATGTCGGTTGATCCGGACCACGCTCTCGACTGGACCAAGTGGAAAGCTAGAATAGTAGTCGAGAAGGGCCCTCAGTTTCTTCGACTAAAACAAAGACCTTTATGA